In one window of Erinaceus europaeus chromosome 17, mEriEur2.1, whole genome shotgun sequence DNA:
- the LOC103110360 gene encoding olfactory receptor 5J2 → MAEENITVVTEFILLGLTERAELKIVLFVLFLVIYIITMMGNLGMIFIIKITPKLHTPMYFFLSCLSFVDACYSSSIAPKMLINLLLVKGTISFSACIVQHLCFGMFVTTEGILLSVMAYDRYVAIVNPLIYTVAMSKTKCLGFVIGSWICGTVNSLVHTISLGRLSFCRLNVVSHFFCDIPSLLKLSCSDTSMNELLLLTFSGVIAMATFLTVIISYMFIVFAILRIHSATGRQKAFSTCASHLTAVTIFYGTLSFSYIQPSSQYSVEQEKVVAVFYTLVIPMLNPLIYSLRNKEVKEAAKKIRGMKCFT, encoded by the coding sequence atggCTGAAGAAAATATTACGGTCGTAACTGAGTTTATTCTTTTGGGACTGACTGAGCGTGCTGAACTGAAAATTGTGTTATTTGTGCTGTTCCTGGTGATTTATATCATTACTATGATGGGGAATCTGGGCATGATATTCATCATCAAAATCACTCCCAAGCTCCACACGCCTATGTACTTTTTCCTCAGCTGCCTTTCCTTTGTCGATGCCTGCTACTCATCTTCAATTGCACCCAAGATGTTGATCAACCTCCTTCTTGTGAAGGGAACCATTTCCTTCTCTGCCTGCATAGTACAACATCTCTGTTTTGGGATGTTTGTTACCACCGAAGGCATCTTGCTGTCGGTGATGGCCTATGATCGGTACGTGGCCATCGTCAATCCTTTGATCTACACCGTCGCCATGTCTAAGACAAAGTGTCTAGGGTTTGTCATTGGCTCATGGATATGTGGAACAGTTAACTCATTAGTACACACAATTAGCTTGGGCAGGTTATCCTTCTGTAGGCTGAACGTTGTCAGTCATTTCTTCTGCGACATCCCCTCCCTCCTCAAACTGTCATGTTCTGACACGTCCATGAATGAACTGTTGCTCTTGACGTTCTCTGGAGTTATCGCCATGGCCACTTTCTTAACTGTCATCATTTCCTATATGTTTATTGTCTTTGCTATCCTGAGGATCCATTCGGCAACAGGTAGGCAGAAAGCCTTTTCCACCTGTGCCTCTCACCTCACCGCAGTGACCATATTCTATGGTACCCTGAGTTTTAGTTACATTCAGCCAAGCTCTCAGTATTCTGTAGAACAGGAGAAGGTAGTGGCTGTGTTCTATACACTAGTGATTCCCATGTTAAACCCGTTGATCTACAGTCTCAGAAACAAAGAGGTAAAGGAAGCTGCCAAAAAAATAAGGGGAATGAAATGTTTCACCTGA